The genomic region AAGCTGCCGAAATCGGGCGAGGACGACTGGGACGAAAACGACGAGGCCTGTTCCTCGAAACTGCCGCGGCCGCCATTGCCGCCGCCACCGCCGCCGCGATTGCGATTGGCCTGGGCGCGCTGCCAGCCCGGGGTCGAATAGGTGGAGCCGAACGCTTCCATGTCGTCGAAGCGGGAGGCGCCGTAGCCGCCGGTGCCGCCCCAGGCCGAGCCGCCCTTGGATTCCGTGATCTCGACATTGGCCGCGGGCAGTTCGTCGAGAAAGCGCGAGGGGATCGTGGTCGACCAGGTGCCGTGGATCCGGCGGTTGGTGGCAAAATAGATTTTGGCGCGGCGGCGGGCCCGGGTCAGGCCGACATGACCGAGCCGGCGCTCTTCCTCGAGGCCGGCGCGGCCCTGTTCGTCCAACGTGCGCTGGCTCGGAAACAGGCCTTCCTCCCAGCCGGGCAGGAACACGTTGTCGAATTCCAGCCCCTTGGCCGAATGCAGCGTCATCAGCGACACCGCGTCCTCGTCGGCGCCGCTGTCGCGGTCCATCACCAGTGAGATGTGCTCCAAAAACCCTTGCAGGTTCTCGAACTCCTCCATCGAGCGCACCAGCTCCTTGAGGTTTTCGAGCCGACCCGCGGCGTCCGCCGAACGGTCCTTCTGCCACATCTCGGTGTAGCCGCTCTCGTCGAGCACGATCTCGGCGAGCTCGGTGTGCGAGGTGACCTCGCGCTGGGCGCGCCAGCGGTCGAACTGGGCGACGACGTCGCGCAAGGAGCCGCGCGCCTTCGGCTTCAGCTCATCGGTCTCGACCACCGCGCGCGCCGCCTCGAACAGCGGGATGCGGCGCTTGCGGGCGTGATCGTGCAGCATCTGCACGGTGGCATCGCCCAGGCCGCGCTTGGGCGTGTTGACGATGCGCTCGAAGGCGAGATCGTCGGCCGGTGAATTGATGACGCGGAGATAAGCCAGCGCATCGCGGATCTCGGCGCGCTCGTAGAAGCGCGGGCCGCCGATGACGCGATAGGGCAGGCCGAGCGTGACGAAGCGGTCCTCGAACTCGCGCATCTGGTAGGAGGCGCGCACCAGAATCGCGATCTCGTTGAGCTTGTCGCCCTGGCGCTGGATCTGCTCGATCTCCTCGCCGATGCCGCGGGCTTCCTCTTCCAGATCCCAAGAGCCTGTTACCGTGACCTTCTCGCCGTCCTGGTCCTCGGTGCGCAGCGTCTTGCCGAGCCGGCCCTCGTTGTGGGCGATCAGGTGCGAGGCGGCGGCGAGGATGTGGCCCGTCGAGCGGTAGTTGCGCTCGAGGCGGATGACCTTGGCGCCGGGGAAATCATGGTCGAAGCGCAGGATGTTGTCGACCTCCGCGCCGCGCCAGCCATAGATCGACTGGTCGTCGTCGCCGACGCAGCAGATGTTTTTGACGTGGCGCGTCTGCTCGTTCTCCCCGCTTGCGGGGTCGCGACGAGCTTCGCTCGCGCTGAGAAGGTCAGGATGAGGGGCTGCCTCCACGAGCTCAGCTTGCTGAGAGTCCCCCTCACCCGGATCGCTCGGGCGCGCAATTGCGCTGCCGGGCGATCCGACCTCTCCCCGCACGCGGGGAGAGGCAAAAGAAGTCGGCGCTTGGGACAGCAGCCGCAGCCACAGATATTGAGCGACGTTGGTGTCTTGATACTCATCGACCAGGATGAATTTGAAGCGCTGCTGGTACTGCCGCAGGATATCCGGGTGCTCGCGGAAGATGCGGATGTCCTCGAGCAGCAGATCGCCGAAATCGGCGGCGTTCAGGATCTTCAGCCGCTCCTGGTAGCTCGCATAGAGCTTGCCGCCCTTGCCGTTGGCGAACACGGCGGCTTCGCCCGACGGCACCTGCGACGGCGTCAGGCCGCGGTTCTTCCAGCCGTCGATCAGCCCGGCCAGCATGCGCGCCGGCCAGCGCTTGTCGTCGATATTGTCGGCTTGCAGAAGCTGCTTGAGCAGTCGGACCTGATCGTCGACGTCGAGCACGGTGAAGTTCGACTTGAGCTGCGCCAGCTCGGCGTGGGTGCGCAGGATGCGCCCGCCGATGGAGTGGAAGGTGCCGAGCCACGGCATCCCTTCGACGGCATGGCCGAGCATCTGACCGAGCCGATGTTTCATTTCGCGCGCGGCCTTGTTGGTGAAGGTCACCGACAGGATTTCGGATGGGCGGGCGCGGCCCTGGCTCAGGATGTGGGCGATGCGCGTGGTCAGCACGCGGGTCTTGCCGGTGCCGGCGCCGGCCAGCACCAGAACCGGCCCGTCCAGCGTCTCCACAGCCTCGCGCTGCTCCGGATTGAGCCCGGACAGGTATTGCGGGCCTACCGAGGCGCGCGCACGCGCGGCGATGCCGCCGGCTGCGGGCTGGTGGTCGGGGACGCTCTGGGACGTGATCTTGCTCGGCTCGGTCATGCGAATCATTTGCCCCACGTTGGCACCGCGGGGTGGTGAAAGGGGAGCCTTCTTAACAGGGATTGGTCCCTATATGGGGCCGCGGACAGGGGTTTTCCACGTGCGCCGAAAGCCAATTTGTTCCTGTCGGTCAGGCGAATTTCCGGCTTTAGCGGCCCGGAACCATTGTTCCGAGTTGGCGATTGGTTCTGCAAGTGAGGCGCGTCAGCCGCGCCGATCGCAGACAGACATCGAAACAGAGGTTCGGATCATGCTTAGCTGGGTAGTTACGTTTCTGGTTATCGCCCTGATCGCCGGTATCCTGGGCTTTGGCGGCCTCGCCGGCGCGTCGATCGAAATCGCCAAGATCATCTTCTTCATCGCAGTCGTGTTGTTCCTGGTCTCGGCCGTTGTCGGACTGGCACGGGGTCGTAACAGGGTTTAGCGCGCTTACCGCTTCGAGGGCATCGCCACGTTCCGGCCGATGCCCTCGGGCCGCGGGACGGCGCTGTGGGCCTTGACCACCGCTGCGATGCGCTCACGGATGTCTGGGGGAAAAGCCGCCACCTTTCGTGAGCCCATGTCGATGTGAAGCGACATGTTTTCCGATGTGGCGGACAGCCATCCTTCGGTCGCGTGCCGCAGCTCCTGGAAGGTGTGCAGCCGCTTGTCGTCGGCTTCCAGCAGCCAGACCGAGACCTGCACGGGATCGTCGAGGTGGATTTCGCGCAAATACCGCACGTGGCATTCGGCGGTGAAGGTCGAGCCGCCGCGCTCCTTCATGTAGCCCGGTCCGATCCCGAGCGTCAGCCACATCTGGTCGATCGCGCGGTCGAACATCACGTTGTAATAGGCCATGTTGAGGTGGCCGTTGTAGTCGATCCATTGCGGCTCGATCTGCATGATTGACGAGCGGAACGGCACGCCCTCGATCGTTGTGGCAGCAGTCTCCGGCATGTGTCCTTCCCCAGCTATGCGTCCGGTCGCTTGACTTGACCGGTGAGATGTCCTTTGCCACGGTTCGTCTCGTCGGGAGGAACGTCCGTGGGTACGACCATCACCAATAATCCGCCGCGGCCGGCGCCGAAAGCCCTCGCGAGCGCGCTGGAGCAACTTGCCGCGCGGTTCGGCAACCGCCTCATCACCTCGCAAGCCGTCCGCGAGCAGCACGGCCATACCACCACATGGATCGTGAACCAGCCGCCGGACGGCGTGGTGATGGCGCAGGAGACTGCCGACATCCAGGACGTGGTGCGGATCTGCGCGAAAAACGGCGTGCCCGTCATCGCTTTCGGCACCGGCACCTCGCTCGAGGGCCAGGTCAACGCACCCGCCGGCGGAATCTGCATCGACCTGCGCGACATGAACAAGGTGCTCGCGGTGCATGCCGAGGACCTCGATTGCGTGATCCAGCCCGGGGTGACCCGCAAGGCGCTCAACGAGCATCTGCGCGACCAGGGCCTGTTCTTCCCGATCGACCCCGGCGCGGACGCTTCCCTCGGTGGCATGGCCTCGACCCGCGCTTCCGGCACCAATGCGGTGCGCTACGGCACCATGCGCGACAGTGTGCTGGCGCTGAAAGTGGTCCGCGGCGACGGCGAGATCATCACGACCGGCACGCGTGCGAAGAAATCATCCGCCGGCTACGACCTGACGCATCTGTTCGTCGGCGCCGAGGGCACGCTCGGCATCATCTCGGAGCTGACCATCCGCCTGCGCGGCATCCCCGATACGATCGCGGCCGGAGCGGTGTCGTTCGAGACCGTGCACGGGGCGTGTCAGGCCGTGATCCTGGCGATCCAGACCGGCATTCCGGTGGCGCGCATCGAGCTGCTCAACGCCGCGCAGGTGCGGGCCTGCAACGCCTATTCGAAGTTGACCCTGCCCGAAACGCCGCTGCTGCTGATGGAATTCCACGGCAGCGAGATCGAGGTCGCCGAACAGTCCAAGGCCTTCGGCGAGATCGCCAGGGATTGCGGCGGCGGCGACTTCTCCTGGACCACCAAGCCGGAGGATCGCACAAAACTGTGGCAGGCGCGGCACGACGCCTATTGGTCGGTGAAAGCGCTGCGGCCCGGCGACAGCATCGGGGTGGTCGCGACCGACGTCTGCGTGCCGATCTCGCGGCTTGCCGAATGCGTCGGCGAGACCGAGGAAGATCTCAAGCGCCTCAACCTGTTGTCGCCGATCGTCGGCCATGTCGGCGACGGCAATTTCCACTGCTCGCTGGTCTGCGACACCAACGATGCCGACGAGATGGCGCGCGGCGAGGAGTTCATGCATCGGCTGGTCGAGCGCGCGCAGGCGATGGACGGCACCTGCACTGGCGAGCACGGCATCGGTCAGGGCAAGCAGAAATACCTCAAGGCGGAGCTCGGGCCCGAGGCGATCGACGCGATGCGGGCGCTGAAAAAGGCGCTCGATCCGCAGAACATCTTCAATCCCGGGAAGATCGTACCGGAGGCGTAGCGCGCGGCGTGGCCGCCGTTTATGCTCGCTCCCTCACCACGGAGCAGGCAATGCAGTGGTTCGCGCGCAAGACGCGTCAGGACATCTGGGACGAAGCGATCGAACGGCCGCTCGGCGACATCGAGGCCGCCGAGCGCATCCGTGCGATCTGTGACGCCGCTGCGGCGAGCGCGGCAGGTAGCGCGCGCAGCGACAAGCGCGACAGCGAGCGCTACGAGCGCGCGGCGAAAGTCGCGATGGAAATCGCGATGAAGATCTCGGATGGACTGATGCGCGACGACGCAGTCCGTCGCATCGTCGATCTCTGCATGAAGGCGAACGACCTCAAGACGGCGCAAATCCTGTTTCGCGCGATCCATGCCAGCTGGATCCGCGAAACGATCCAGCGCGATCACCCGCCATTGGCGCAGTGAGCCCAGTTATCGCGCCAACTTCCGCACGGCCTCGTCGACGCTGTGGAAGATGTGCTCCCGGGGCAGCGCCTCGAACAGCCTGAACCGCTCGAACGCGTCCTGCGCGCGCACCGATTCCAGCCGGGCCAGCGCGACGGTGACGCCCTGTTCGCTGCACGCCCTGAACACGTCCAGCAGGATCTGCGCGGCGGTGAAGTCGATCTCGACCATGCCGCTCGCCTCCAGCACCAGCAGCTGTGGCGGCGTCGTGCCGAGCACCTTGATCACGTCGCTGCGAAAGCCGGGCGCGTTGAGGAAGGACAGCGGCGCCTGCAGCCCGAGCACAGCGACGCCGGCGATGCGCTCGCCGGCGATGTGCGGATGTGCCGGCCACCAGATCGTGGTGCCCGGCACGCGCTCGAACTCGACCAGCCGCGCGCGCGTCGTGCTCCAGATGCCGTGCAGCAGCGACAGCACGATGCCGAGGAACGCGCCTTGCTGGATCGGCAGCACGATGATCAGCGCGGCGGTGGCGGCGATCAGCAGGAATTCGCTGGGGGATTGGCGATAGATCGTGACGATCTGCTTCACGCGGATGATGCGCAGCGCGACGAACAGCAGGATGCCGCCGAGGGCTGCGTCTGGAACGTGCTGCAGCAATCCCGTTCCAAACGCGAGCAGCGCCAGCACGATCGCAGCGGCGGCGAGACCCGCGAGCTGCGATTGTCCGCCGGTCTCGGCGACAATGCCCGTCCGCGGCGGGCTGGCGTTGACCGGAAACGCGCCGAACAGGCCCGACAGCACGCTGCCGGCGCCGGCGCCGAGAAAATCGCGATCGACATCGGCCGGCTTGTCGGGATCGGACGGGAATGAGCGCGTCGTCGCCGCGGTCTGCACCATCACCACGACCGTGATGACAAAGGCGAGCGGCACGAGGCGGACCCATTGCTCCGCTGCAAGCTCGGGGAAGGTCGGCCGCGGCAGCGTCCCCGGCACGAGGCCTACGACATTGACGCCCTTGCTCTCGAGGCCGAGCGCGATCGTGGCCAGGGTCGCGGCGACGAGCCCGATCAGCGCGCCCGGAATTTTTGCGCTGACCTTCTCGGCGACGAAGACCACGGCCAGCACACCGAAGCCGATGCACAGCGTGAAGGGATTGGTGCGGCCGAGCTCGCTTGCGAGCACACCGATGCGATCGAGCGTCGGCCCGTTCGGCGAGTCCAGGCCCAGCACGCCCGGTAATTGCGACACGATGATGTGGACGGAGATGCCGGCGAGGAAACCGACCATGACGGGCACGGACAAGAGATTGGCGATGCCGCCGAGGCGGAAGGCGCCGCCGGCCAGCATCATTGCGCCGACCATCAGTGCCAGCGCGATCGCGAGGCCCTGATACTCAGGCGAGCCGGCGGCGGCCAGCGCCGCCAGCCCGCCGGCGAAGATCGGCGTGATCGTGGAATCGGCGCCGCAGGACAGGAAGCGGTTTCCGCCGAGCATCGCAAAGCCGAGCGATCCCGCCATGAAGGCGAAGAAGCCGATCTGCGGCGCGAAGCCGCCGAGCCGCGCCGTGGCCATCTGCTCTGGGATCGCGATTGCCGCGAGCGTCAGGCCGGCCATCAAATCGCCCGGCAGCGAATAGGACGCGAGTGAGCGAAACAGCGGCCATGATGTTGCGGTGTGAGCGTCCTGCGCCATCAGCAGCGAATCCCCGAAGCGTTCCGTTGGCCGACCAGACCACAGCTGCCGGTCGTCGGCAAACATGGGGTTGCCGGCCTCGCCTGTATATCGTGCGACACCGCAGGGCTCGCGGCACTTATCGCGTCTGCGAGCCCCACGCGCACTCCCGCGAGGCACGCCCTATGGCTTCGACGCCTGCGCCTGCTTCAGCGCGCTCTTGCAGCCATCCGACAGCTGTTGAAATGCTCGATCATGCACTGCTTGACGCGGCCGCCTCCCGGCATGATGCCGGAGCACAGCGCGCGCATGTCCGCGGTGCACGCTTGGCGTATCTCCTGTCGCGGTTGCTGGGCGGACGCGGCGCCCGCGGACGATATCGCGACCAACGCGGCGATGATGACCGCGATCGCGCGTCGCAGCTCCCGTAGCTGTACAGGTCTCACCATGCGCAGACCCTCCGCACGCCGAATGGCGTGCTGGTCCACCAACAGGCCCCAGGATAGGGAGGCGCCGCATAGGCATAGGGTGGATGGGCGTAGGGCACGATGGTCCGCCGGCACAGGCCGTTGGCCGTCAGGTGCCAGCCGGGTCCGCAGCCGCCGCTGACTTCGGTGAGGCCGTCGGACATACCGGGGTGAGGGCTGGGGGTGAAGGCTAGCGCGGTCGAACCTGCGG from Bradyrhizobium lupini harbors:
- a CDS encoding ATP-dependent helicase, with translation MIRMTEPSKITSQSVPDHQPAAGGIAARARASVGPQYLSGLNPEQREAVETLDGPVLVLAGAGTGKTRVLTTRIAHILSQGRARPSEILSVTFTNKAAREMKHRLGQMLGHAVEGMPWLGTFHSIGGRILRTHAELAQLKSNFTVLDVDDQVRLLKQLLQADNIDDKRWPARMLAGLIDGWKNRGLTPSQVPSGEAAVFANGKGGKLYASYQERLKILNAADFGDLLLEDIRIFREHPDILRQYQQRFKFILVDEYQDTNVAQYLWLRLLSQAPTSFASPRVRGEVGSPGSAIARPSDPGEGDSQQAELVEAAPHPDLLSASEARRDPASGENEQTRHVKNICCVGDDDQSIYGWRGAEVDNILRFDHDFPGAKVIRLERNYRSTGHILAAASHLIAHNEGRLGKTLRTEDQDGEKVTVTGSWDLEEEARGIGEEIEQIQRQGDKLNEIAILVRASYQMREFEDRFVTLGLPYRVIGGPRFYERAEIRDALAYLRVINSPADDLAFERIVNTPKRGLGDATVQMLHDHARKRRIPLFEAARAVVETDELKPKARGSLRDVVAQFDRWRAQREVTSHTELAEIVLDESGYTEMWQKDRSADAAGRLENLKELVRSMEEFENLQGFLEHISLVMDRDSGADEDAVSLMTLHSAKGLEFDNVFLPGWEEGLFPSQRTLDEQGRAGLEEERRLGHVGLTRARRRAKIYFATNRRIHGTWSTTIPSRFLDELPAANVEITESKGGSAWGGTGGYGASRFDDMEAFGSTYSTPGWQRAQANRNRGGGGGGNGGRGSFEEQASSFSSQSSSPDFGSFSSRRRGPLTIEGELVAKSTGTTSEFSLSDRVFHQKFGYGRVTKIDGNKLTIAFDKAGEKKVVDSFVQRA
- a CDS encoding DUF1328 domain-containing protein, producing the protein MLSWVVTFLVIALIAGILGFGGLAGASIEIAKIIFFIAVVLFLVSAVVGLARGRNRV
- a CDS encoding thioesterase family protein, with the translated sequence MPETAATTIEGVPFRSSIMQIEPQWIDYNGHLNMAYYNVMFDRAIDQMWLTLGIGPGYMKERGGSTFTAECHVRYLREIHLDDPVQVSVWLLEADDKRLHTFQELRHATEGWLSATSENMSLHIDMGSRKVAAFPPDIRERIAAVVKAHSAVPRPEGIGRNVAMPSKR
- a CDS encoding FAD-binding oxidoreductase — its product is MGTTITNNPPRPAPKALASALEQLAARFGNRLITSQAVREQHGHTTTWIVNQPPDGVVMAQETADIQDVVRICAKNGVPVIAFGTGTSLEGQVNAPAGGICIDLRDMNKVLAVHAEDLDCVIQPGVTRKALNEHLRDQGLFFPIDPGADASLGGMASTRASGTNAVRYGTMRDSVLALKVVRGDGEIITTGTRAKKSSAGYDLTHLFVGAEGTLGIISELTIRLRGIPDTIAAGAVSFETVHGACQAVILAIQTGIPVARIELLNAAQVRACNAYSKLTLPETPLLLMEFHGSEIEVAEQSKAFGEIARDCGGGDFSWTTKPEDRTKLWQARHDAYWSVKALRPGDSIGVVATDVCVPISRLAECVGETEEDLKRLNLLSPIVGHVGDGNFHCSLVCDTNDADEMARGEEFMHRLVERAQAMDGTCTGEHGIGQGKQKYLKAELGPEAIDAMRALKKALDPQNIFNPGKIVPEA
- a CDS encoding SulP family inorganic anion transporter, translating into MAQDAHTATSWPLFRSLASYSLPGDLMAGLTLAAIAIPEQMATARLGGFAPQIGFFAFMAGSLGFAMLGGNRFLSCGADSTITPIFAGGLAALAAAGSPEYQGLAIALALMVGAMMLAGGAFRLGGIANLLSVPVMVGFLAGISVHIIVSQLPGVLGLDSPNGPTLDRIGVLASELGRTNPFTLCIGFGVLAVVFVAEKVSAKIPGALIGLVAATLATIALGLESKGVNVVGLVPGTLPRPTFPELAAEQWVRLVPLAFVITVVVMVQTAATTRSFPSDPDKPADVDRDFLGAGAGSVLSGLFGAFPVNASPPRTGIVAETGGQSQLAGLAAAAIVLALLAFGTGLLQHVPDAALGGILLFVALRIIRVKQIVTIYRQSPSEFLLIAATAALIIVLPIQQGAFLGIVLSLLHGIWSTTRARLVEFERVPGTTIWWPAHPHIAGERIAGVAVLGLQAPLSFLNAPGFRSDVIKVLGTTPPQLLVLEASGMVEIDFTAAQILLDVFRACSEQGVTVALARLESVRAQDAFERFRLFEALPREHIFHSVDEAVRKLAR